From Saccharibacillus brassicae:
CCGAAAGTCGGCGACCCGCGGCGGATATCGACGATGACGTCGTAGATTGCACCGGCGACGACGCGAAGCAGCTTGGTCTGGGCTTTGGGGTTCAGTTGGTAGTGCAGGCCTCGTAGTACGCTGGGCTGAGCAGATAAAGACTGATTGTCCTGGATGAAGTTATATTTGACGCCCGCTTCATGCATCAGGGTTTCGTTGTAACTTTCCATGAAAAATCCGCGATGATCGCCGTGTACGATAGGTTCGATCAACGCAGCCCCTTCGAGTCTTAAAGGAGTAACCTTCATAGTCAAATCCCTCCTGTCAAAGTTTGAGCTTGCCGAATTCTTCTCCAAAGATGATCTCTTGAGCCAATTCATTGGCACGCGCAAGGGAAGCATGAGTCCCGGCATCCGTCCACCAGCCTGTGAGCACATCATAAGTCAACTGCCCGTTGGCAATATAAGCGTTGTTCACGTCGGTAATCTCAAGTTCTCCGCGAGCGGACGGCTTGAGCGTTTTGACGATATCAAACACGCTCCGGTCAAACATGTAAATGCCGGTTACCGCATAACTGCTTTTAGGCTCTTGTGGTTTTTCCTCGATCGATACGATCTTATCCCCGTCGATTTCCGGAACACCGAAGCGCTTAGGA
This genomic window contains:
- the rfbC gene encoding dTDP-4-dehydrorhamnose 3,5-epimerase encodes the protein MKVTPLRLEGAALIEPIVHGDHRGFFMESYNETLMHEAGVKYNFIQDNQSLSAQPSVLRGLHYQLNPKAQTKLLRVVAGAIYDVIVDIRRGSPTFGQWEGFILSEYNHRQLLVPQGFAHGFCTLVPNTQVMYKVDEYYSPEHDRGILWNDPALGIDWPTSNPVLSEKDQKHPLLQDAELNFE